CCCATGAATCTAAATCAAAAAACCACCTGCTCATTGACCCAAAAGGAAAAGATGATCCTTGAGTTTCTTGAAAGCTTCATCAAGCAAGAAGGGATCTCCCCTGCTTACACCGAAATTCAAAGCCACTTTGGCTTTGCTTCGATTCATTCTGTTCAACGTTATATTCAACAGCTTGAACAGAAGGGCTACATCCAAAAGGGCGAACCCAATCAAAAGCGCTCTTTGATCCTGCTTAAAGCGTCTCATGACTTTGCCAATGAACTCTATGACCCCGCCACCTACGGTTCTGCGGTTCGCCTTCCTCTCCTAGGGAAGGTGGCCGCAGGGCTGCCCCTTGAGGCCAAAACTTATGATGAGCAGATGGATGTCCCCCTAGCTCTTGTCCCTCGCCCCACTGAAAGTTTTGTCTTACGCGTTCAAGGTGAGTCCATGATTGATGAAGGTATTTTTGACGGAGACTTGATCATCATTGAAAAGCGCAACTTTGCCCATTCTGGCAGTTTAGTGGTGGTCGCAACAGAAGATGAGTCTGCGACGGTTAAACGCATCTTTTATAAAGAGGGCTTAGTGGAACTGCGTCCTGCTAATGCTCAGATGCAGTCTTTTTGGTATGAACCACATAAAATCAGCATCCAGGGCTTAGTGGTGGGG
This portion of the Pseudobdellovibrionaceae bacterium genome encodes:
- the lexA gene encoding transcriptional repressor LexA, producing MTTNPMNLNQKTTCSLTQKEKMILEFLESFIKQEGISPAYTEIQSHFGFASIHSVQRYIQQLEQKGYIQKGEPNQKRSLILLKASHDFANELYDPATYGSAVRLPLLGKVAAGLPLEAKTYDEQMDVPLALVPRPTESFVLRVQGESMIDEGIFDGDLIIIEKRNFAHSGSLVVVATEDESATVKRIFYKEGLVELRPANAQMQSFWYEPHKISIQGLVVGLIRQYL